One genomic region from Chiloscyllium plagiosum isolate BGI_BamShark_2017 chromosome 21, ASM401019v2, whole genome shotgun sequence encodes:
- the trap1 gene encoding heat shock protein 75 kDa, mitochondrial, giving the protein MALIRGARGFSVLRALPRARLQSNGRRRAGSSARESEISKLQYSVFLNRNQCTIVPSSSLCWRLYTTQTAQSPEEETLHNIITDSENVKGGSSKYEFQAETKKLLDIVARSLYSEKEVFIRELISNGSDALEKLRHKLMNNAQNQTPLEIHLQSDTEKGTLTIQDTGIGMTKEELIENLGTIARSGSKAFLEALQNQAEAGTGIIGQFGVGFYSVFMVADKVEVYTQAAEDGSTAYKWASDGSGMYEIAEATGVKPGTKIVIHLKKDCKEFANQDRVRDVVNKYSNFVSFPIYLNGHRLNTLQALWMMDPKEISEWQHEEFYRYIAKAYDKPRYILHYRTDAPLNIRSIFYVPDMKPNMFDVSRELGSSVSLYSRKVLIQTKATEILPKWLRFLRGIVDSEDIPLNLSRELLQESMLIRKLRDVLQQRLIKFFLDQGKKEPEKFIKFYEDYGLFLREGIVTTTEQDVKEDIGKLLRFESSVLPAGQMTSLPEYGSRMKAGSRNIYYLCAPNRHLAEHSPYFEAMKKKEMEVLFCYDQFDELTLLHLREFDKKKLISVETDIVVDHYKEEKFEDNKPGSERLSDSESEELVAWMRNALGERVTNIKLTPRLDTHPAMITVLEMGAARHFLRSQQLAKSSEERAQILQPTLEINASHTLIKKLNELRGQDTQLAQLLLDQIYDNAMIAAGLNDDPRPMVNRLNKLLTKVLENH; this is encoded by the exons ATGGCGTTGATCCGCGGAGCGCGAGGTTTTTCCGTCCTCCGCGCGCTGCCTCGAGCCCGGCTCCAGAGCAACGGCCGGAGGAGAGCGGGGAGCAGCGCCAGGG AGAGTGAAATTTCCAAGCTCCAATATTCTGTCTTTTTGAATCGCAATCAGTGCACTATTGTCCCCAGCAGTTCCCTCTGCTGGCGCCTTTATACcacacagacagcacagagtccgGAAGAAGAGACACTGCATAATATCATCACTGACTCTGAGAATGTGAAAG gtGGTTCTTCCAAATATGAGTTTCAAGCAGAAACAAAGAAGCTTCTGGATATTGTTGCCCGCTCcttgtactctgaaaaggag GTATTTATTCGTGAGCTGATATCTAATGGAAGTGATGCCCTTGAAAAGCTACGTCATAAACTGATGAACAATGCCCAGAACCAGACACCACTGGAAATTCATCTCCAGAGTGATACAGAGAAAGGTACCCTAACCATCCAG gaCACTGGCATTGGGATGACCAAGGAGGAACTAATTGAGAACCTTGGAACCATTGCACGTTCTGGATCCAAG GCTTTCCTGGAGGCTTTACAGAACCAAGCAGAGGCTGGCACTGGGATCATTGGACAGTTTGGGGTTGGATTCTACTCTGTGTTCATGGTGGCTGATAAAGTGGAGGTGTACACACAGGCAGCAGAGGATGGCAGCACAGCATATAAATGGGCTTCTGATGG CTCTGGAATGTATGAAATTGCTGAAGCCACTGGGGTGAAGCCAGGAACCAAGATTGTCATTCACTTAAAGAAAGATTGCAAAGAGTTTGCAAATCAAGATCGTGTTAGAG atgtggtgaACAAATACAGCAACTTTGTCAGTTTTCCAATCTACTTGAATGGGCACCGATTGAATACACTGCAG GCTCTGTGGATGATGGATCCAAAAGAGATCAGCGAATGGCAGCATGAGGAATTCTACCGCTATATTGCAAAGGCATATGACAAACCACGGTATATCCTCCATTATCGCACCGATGCCCCACTCAACATTCGCAGCATCTTCTATGTGCCAGACATG AAGCCAAATATGTTTGATGTGAGCAGAGAGTTGGGGTCTAGTGTGTCGTTATACAGCCGAAAAGTGTTGATTCAAACTAAAGCCACGGAAATCTTACCCAAGTGGCTCCGATTTCTACGTG GtattgttgacagtgaagatatCCCACTGAacctcagcagggagctgctgCAGGAGAGCATGCTCATCAG GAAGCTGCGGGATGTTCTGCAGCAACGACTCATCAAATTCTTCCTGGACCAGGGGAAAAAAGAGCCTGAGAAGTTCATCAAGTTTTACGAGGATTATGGATTGTTCTTACGTGAGGGGATTGTGACAACTACTGAGCAGGACGTGAAG GAGGATATTGGAAAACTGCTGAGATTTGAATCATCTGTGTTGCCAGCGGGTCAGATGACCAGTCTACCTGAGTATGGCAGTCGAATGAAAGCGGGGAGCCGGAATATTTATTATTTGTGTGCCCCAAATCGTCACCTGGCAGAACATTCGCCATACTTTGAAGCCATGaagaagaaagaaatggag GTTCTGTTTTGCTATGACCAGTTTGATGAACTGACTCTGCTACACTTACGGGAATTTGACAAGAAAAAGCTGATTTCTGTGGAGACTGACATTGTGGTAGATCATTATAAGGAGGAGAAATTTGAAGACAACAAGCCAG GATCAGAGCGCCTGTCTgattcagaatctgaggagttagTGGCATGGATGAGGAATGCACTTGGAGAACGAGTGACAAACATTAAG TTGACTCCACGTTTGGATACTCACCCTGCCATGATTACTGTGCTGGAGATGGGAGCTGCACGACATTTCCTGCGCTCGCAGCAGCTTGCCAAGTCTAGTGAGGAACGCGCTCAGATCCTGCAGCCAACATTAGAAATTAATGCAAG TCATACCCTGATAAAGAAGCTGAATGAATTACGAGGCCAGGACACACAGCTAGCTCAACTGCTGCTTGATCAG